CGTTTTGTACAAAATCAATTTTAAGAATAAGGTAGAATATTATAAAAAGCTATTGATATCTTATTGGATATTATTTATGATACTATGTATTTCCCTTTATATTTTTACCGATTACATCATAAATAAGGCGTTTGATAATTTTGGTTTTTAGATATCATTATTCTTTGAAATATTTTTATAATGGATTTTAAAAAATATGGCAGTAAAAAATGAAAATTTAGAGATTTATCGCCATTCTTTGTCGCATATTCTTATGCAGGCGTTAGAAAGAATGTATGGGGCTGTTCCTGGAGTTGGTCCTGCGATTGAAAATGGTTTTTATCATGATTTTGATTGTAAAAAACAAATTACTGAAAAAGACTTGCCAAAAATAGAAGAAGAAATGAAAAAAATTATTAAAGAAAATTTAGAAATTAAGAAAAAAGAAATGCAAATTGATAAAGGAATAGAATTTTTAAAAAAGAAAAAATTTGTTTATACAGCGGAACTTGCTAATGATTTAAAAAATGAAGGCAAAAAGAAAATTTCTTTTTATGAGCAAGGAGATTTTATAAATATGTGTAGAGGTTTGCATTTATCTTCAACTGGAAAAATAGACGCGCAATCTTTCAAGCTAACAAAGATAGCAGGGGTTTATTGGAAAGGCGATGAAAAGAATAAAATGATTCAGAGAATTTACGGTGTTGCTTTTAATAATAAAAAAGAATTAAAAAAATATTTGAAAATGTTAGAAGAAGCTGAAAAACGAGATCATCGGAAAATAGGTAAAGAATTAAAATTATTTTTAATAGACTCTGAGGTTGGATTAGGATTGCCAATGTGGCTACCTAAGGGAGCAATGTTGTGGAGGATTATGGAAGATTTTTGGTATCAAGAGCATTTAAAAAATGGATATGAATTAGTCAGAAGCCCGCACATTGGTTCAAGAAAATTATGGGAAAAATCAGGACATTGGAATTTTTATAATGAAAGTATGTATCCGCCAATGGAAGTAGGACAGTCATTAGAGGATAACCAAGCAGGCAAAAAATCTAAAATTAAAGATGAATATTTAATCAAGCCAATGAATTGTCCTTTTCATGTAACGCTTTATAATTCTCAGTCGCGTTCTTATCGCGAATTGCCTTTGCGTTGGGCAGAGTGCGGGACAGTGTATCGTTATGAAAAATCAGGTGAATTATCAGGGCTTACAAGAGTTCGCGGATTTACTCAAGACGACGCTCATATAGTTTGTACTGAAAAACAAGCAGAAGAAGAATTAAAAAAAGTTTTAGATTTTATTATTTTTGTGTTTAAA
This window of the Patescibacteria group bacterium genome carries:
- the thrS gene encoding threonine--tRNA ligase, encoding MAVKNENLEIYRHSLSHILMQALERMYGAVPGVGPAIENGFYHDFDCKKQITEKDLPKIEEEMKKIIKENLEIKKKEMQIDKGIEFLKKKKFVYTAELANDLKNEGKKKISFYEQGDFINMCRGLHLSSTGKIDAQSFKLTKIAGVYWKGDEKNKMIQRIYGVAFNNKKELKKYLKMLEEAEKRDHRKIGKELKLFLIDSEVGLGLPMWLPKGAMLWRIMEDFWYQEHLKNGYELVRSPHIGSRKLWEKSGHWNFYNESMYPPMEVGQSLEDNQAGKKSKIKDEYLIKPMNCPFHVTLYNSQSRSYRELPLRWAECGTVYRYEKSGELSGLTRVRGFTQDDAHIVCTEKQAEEELKKVLDFIIFVFKSFGFEDYKIYLSVRDPKNKKYAGTKKGWDFTEKVLEKVAKEKKLDYEKDIGGAVFYGPKLDFKIKDCLGREWQCSTLQYDFNLPEKFDMSFINEKGKKERPYMLHRALFGSFERFIGILIEHYAGIFPVWLSPVQVKIISVGEKHIKYCEKLASEFKENNIRVEVDGSDETVGNKIRKTIFEKIPYMAVIGDKEIKSKKLNIRDYGSKQTREISIEKFIKEILNKIKERK